The following are encoded in a window of Limibacter armeniacum genomic DNA:
- a CDS encoding phage virion morphogenesis protein, producing MSHKNKIDKLRSNLANVLRRLPEELAEIALDYTRDAFKKEAWDGKPWPERKNDGQRSRLFKSGSSREKVRSKSRGLLVQSGDLRRSVRILKVGIDSFTIGTDRRYAKAHNEGDTISHPGGTPYKILTDKKGDTRLAWMRKVNAANASGFTKPHPIKIPQRQFIGKSEELLREMRQHYINRISAVFR from the coding sequence ATGAGTCACAAAAACAAAATTGATAAGCTTCGCTCCAATCTGGCAAACGTACTCAGGCGATTGCCCGAAGAACTGGCAGAGATAGCCTTGGACTATACCCGTGATGCCTTCAAGAAGGAAGCATGGGATGGTAAGCCATGGCCTGAAAGGAAAAATGATGGGCAGCGTTCACGCCTATTTAAATCCGGCTCTTCAAGGGAGAAGGTCAGAAGCAAAAGCCGTGGTCTATTGGTTCAGTCGGGTGACCTCCGCCGTTCTGTCAGGATATTGAAAGTGGGAATAGATAGCTTTACCATTGGTACAGACCGCCGCTATGCCAAGGCCCATAATGAGGGAGATACCATTTCCCATCCCGGTGGAACCCCTTACAAGATATTGACAGACAAAAAAGGTGATACAAGATTGGCTTGGATGCGAAAGGTCAATGCTGCCAATGCTTCGGGATTTACCAAGCCACACCCGATCAAGATACCACAGCGGCAGTTTATCGGAAAGTCTGAGGAATTGCTCAGGGAAATGAGACAG